The sequence TGAATTCTTATACTACTTAAATAACCTTCTGAATCGAAGCCTTAGCCATTCCAATCGGTTGATATAGATCATCACCACCACCAAATGCACAAGTTGATACCACAGCTTTGCAAGCTTGCATGTAACTCTTATCTTCATCAGATATTTTAAATCCTCCATTAACACTGTAGAACCCACAATGAACTTTCACACTTTTCTTCATCTATATAAAGAAACAGGGTATAAGGCAAGCATGCCAAATAGAAACCCAagtatcaaataaaataaaaactaccaATCAGCTTATAACCTCAAAACTTCTATCTCTCTCCTCAAAAGTTTGATTCCCAGTAAAGTAATTAAATCTTATGTCTTCTGTACGTAACTGAGACAGTGTAGTATTTCCTCCTACAAAAGATGCATCACTCTCTGAGAACATATATAAAACTTCATCAATAGGGCCACCTGATTCTTTCTCCTCAGGAAAATCCAGGGTCTCAAGCTTTTCAGGTGGTAGGATCTTCAAGCAACCTGATACCATTAGAAAAGTCACATGTCATTCAACATCAGCAACAGTCAAGCTCAGTCCCACAAATAGAGTTGACTGCATAGATCAGTTGATGCCAGCTATATATAGCATAGTTTATGAGTGATTACAACACAACTGCCTACAAAGGATAGACAAAGTTTTGTGTTATCTGTTGACTACTTACTAACACAATCTTCTTTTGTGTATTATGTAAAAGTTTGCTACGAAATGCAACTTAGACAGAGTTATTAAGCATTAACTATAAATAGTTCCCAATTGGTTTAGCTAGGGGTTATTACTTTCAGTTACTAACCATATTATTCTACCAGACAACTCTTGTCGAACGTGATGCATACACTATCTAACTCATTCGCTCAGTGAACAATCCATATTACTCCACACATCATCATAATTCTTAACTCTCAAAGAGGCCTCCTTCAAGCACCCCAAAAATATATCTAAAAACCTTGCTTCAGCAGCAAATGAATGCCAATGCCACATAATTAAACGACAAGTAGCAacaacaaaaacaacaacaacaataagttAATCACATTAATATAAACACTCACACTGTTACTTTTACTTGTCGATTGAGCTACATTCACCAAAATTAAGAAATCCAACAATATAAACTTCAATAATTTTCAATATTTAACTAACGGCTTACTTCCACAGTCACTATCTTAACCAGAAACCATTTATTTTTCTACATTGCAGCTGTTTAGAAGGGACATACACGAAAATAACTTAAACTCATAATTCATTGAACAAAGAAATTCCACATCACATtgtaaaaacacaaaattgaaaaGAGAATAAACTATACACATAATTACACTAACAACATTTTCTTTAATAACATTCTTATTTCATATCCATATTTATCTTGAATCAAATAAGATACTAAGACAACTCAGTCTTGTATATACACCAAACATACCAAATATAATATAAAGACTTAATTTAGTGAGAAAAATAAGCTGATCCAGGAGCAAGTAAAAAAAACTTACGTTCTCTAACACCACCAACAACATGAGTAGTTGGATCAAGGCGATTCAGGTTCTTATGTTGCTCCACTCCCATTCCCTTTCCCACCGCGGGTTTCGATTCATTGACAGCGCGATTATCACCCGTAGTTTCTGTAACTGTTTCCGAATCCACGTTATTGGAGCTGGAAGAATTGTAGCGGGCGATTCTAGAAGCTTCGAAGAAGAGCAAGCACGCGGCGGGGATAATGACGAGAAGTGTCCAGTACCTCACAAAGAGCCGCCGGAGTAGCCTTCTGTTGCTGAGTTTCTTCCGTTTCCGGCGAGCACGGACGCGCATACGACCGAGTTCGTCGGGTTCTTCGTCGGAAACGGTGATCGATACGTTGGTGTGGTTGTTGGCAAACATCgtagatagaagaagaagaagaaggagatggTGATTTTTGGTGTGAACTGTGAAGGGTGGATTAATTGAAGAAAGAGGGGGAAATGACCAAATGGGAACGAGATTTATCGAAGTTTGTATATAAAATGCAACAAAAGAAGagcaattatttttttaattaatagaaaattTTTGAGAGATTTAAACATCATAATTCATTTTTTATGTTTAAGAGTGATTAttcacataaaaatatttttagaaattagtaGGTGATataaattttctctttttattgaACAATGTCTTTAAATACAATGAAAACCTCTCTCTAAACTTATATATAAATATTCGTTCAATTGTTGTTGAAATAAATTTTGTCGTCTATTCAtgataaataaagataaaatagtaTATTCAGTACGTTTATTATATAATGATGATAGTCGTGTTAtactaaattcaaaaaatttaattataaaatattatttttaatttaacacGTCAAATTTAAATATAAGTCTATGCATCGTACGAATTTAACACTAATCCATATCAAAATTCAAAGCCATAGTCATCAACTAAACTTATGTCAACttcaaaatattaaataataaaaatattaagtataaccaaaaaacaaaaaaattactaaagacttttggattgagattgaggaTCCCTGCCATTTATCAAATCAAATCCTTTAATCGAGGACCGTGTAGTATATGGCTATATGCCTTATAAAGCTGGTAAGTAGAGAATGTTCATGTGAGTGAATGCATTTCATATGCTCACCACAACCAtggggaatggatcctctcaattgttaaaaaaaaattgagagagtaAAATGTGATCTCTAACCTTTTAATACactatttttcatgtttttttttgttCCACTTATAATAATTAATGATGAGATATCACACTTTACTtcttcaattgttaaaaaaaattgagaggatccatctCCCAAGCATGGTAACTTACTACCTTTATATATAATAACAAACTCATGCAAAATTGCAAATATTTGACAAAAGTCCCATGGTGGTTCGTATAAATGAGAGCCAAGGTTATTAATACCCTTCCTTTATAACAGGCATAAGCTTGGCCTATACATAAACGCAAAAATTTAAGATATTCAGATCATTTACATGCCTATGTTTAAACCATCTCAGTTCACTGAAAAACAGGGGTAATTACTATACAAATAAGAAATGACGGGTAAAGACCACAAAGATAAGGTCTTGCAAATTAAAACTGCCATATTATTTGGATAAATTACACTAATCTTTCTGAGGTTAAGCACACTCTTGTATTTATAAAAGTATACATTAACCTCTCAGGTTCTCATGAGATTTAAGTTATATGACATACAACATTTTTATATGAACATGTGCCGTGTGTAACATCACTTACCTCAAGAAAGGTTAGTATAATTTACCATAATGATTTTTGTTGAGACTAGAGGGGATAAAGGATACAACACAGTAAAATCATACTCATAGCATGCCTACAATTCCAAATTCAATGTAGGTTGAtacagaaaaaggaaaaataagtagAAACAAAGGACATGGTTATGTATACAGAAGCCATGGGAACTATTTAATTTCTCCTTAACATTTCTAAAAGGAAATCTACAACTAAAATGAGAACAATTGATATTGTTTAAGATGTAATCAATTACAGAGAcacaaaggaaagaaaaagacaaaaaccaTACATGTATGATTTCGACCTCAACGTTTGGAATACTGAGGTGCTTTACGAGCTTTCTTCAGACCAGGTTTCTTCCTTTCAACCACTCTAGAATCTCTAGTCAGAAGCCCTTCTTGTCTCAAAGGTTGTCTGTGATCTTCACTCACCTTCAGCAGGGCGCGGGCAATACCGAGGGAAATTGCTTGCGCTTGACCAGAGAGGCCACCACCCTCGGCTTTGATGAAAACATCGTAACTATTTTCATATCCAAGAGTTATTAAGGGAACCCTAATGTATTGAAGCCACAATGGGTTTCCCTGAAGATATTCCTGTGAAACATATATGACATATTACATATAAACAGATCAAACTGCAAACCTTGGCTAAACTATGTTTAATAACAAAGTGAATAGACATTAGAAGACGGCAAGAGATCAAAAAATGCTATGCGAAGTGAAAATCAGAATCAATTTTAGCTGTATCAACTATCAAGCAAGCATCAAGTAATTTTCATTCGTAATCAACCATGAACTACTACTGTCCTATACTCCTATTTCCACCTAAACCAATCACACTCGAAAGTGAACGCACACTATAAcaacatattttatttaatgaACAACATAAGCAGCTATTCTTCATCTTTAACTACAAGTACAATACAACTACAACTACTACCACCAATATTTAAAACAATAATACACATACATACCATTCCTATTTCATCCATATATACAGATCCAATTGCATACTTCAGCTAAAATCTTTACTTAATAGAGAAACTAATTTAACTTAGAATGAAAAAACACATCTCATATGACTTAATTACATTCTCAAGTATCAATAGACAAAGAACCACTGGTAAGGTATTTGAATATTTCAGCCATATAAGCATCTGCAGATCTCAGTTAATAACAAAATCAATTGAACTTACAATGAAATTATCCTTACACACATTGATGAAAACACACACATACCTAAGACAAGAATTCTACTactaaaattaaaaccaaagcTCAAATTTTTGCTTAATGACAAAATCAATTAAAGTTagaattaaaaactaaattaaccTTAGCTTTATGAACAAGCACACACAAGATCAAATTTTTTACTTAATAACAAAGTGAAATTGAACTTGGAATGCGAAATTAACCTTAGCATCACGGTAATTGATGATGAATTTCCCGGTTCCTTCTTGAAGAACAACACGAGCTATGGCAGACTTCCGGCGACCGGTACCAATGATGGTTTGAGCGGCGAATCCACCGGGAAGTCTGGACTTGACGAGGCGCCTGAGGTCAACAGTTTCTGGCTCCGCCGGAGAAACGGCAGCGGCGGCGGAAGAGGCAGAGACAGCGAGGGAGGGGAATGTAGTTGATTTAGAGACGCGCGAGGGAGGGAGCGTGAGCGCGTGGGGTCTTTGGGAAACGTGAGAAGAGAAGGAGAGTGAAGAGAAGGAGGAAGTGAGGGATGAGAGTGAAGCTGCCATGTCTGCAACTGTAACTACCTTCGCGAAAATGGAAGCTTTGGTTGGATATGAAGGGATTTGTATGTTGAAGATAGAGTTATAACTTATAGGGCAGGATANNNNNNNNNNNNNNNNNNNNNNNNNNNNNNNNNNNNNNNNNNNNNTAATATAACACTTTCTTCGGCTTTGTATaataactttttttaatttagtataaTATTGTCATTGTCATTTACATAATAACGCTTTGAAATTTGAATAGATATATAAATAAGGGcaatttaagaaaataaaatatttggctTTTAAAATTACGAACATACAACTTTTGTAATTTGGATATGAAGATGCAACTTTCTACAAATTTATATAAACCGTGGAAGGAGTCCTACGGATTTGAAATAGACGTAAATCACTGGAGGGGTTCCATGATTTACACGACCAATTCAGTTGGTTAATTGGACCGAACATGTATTTGAACCGATTAACAGTGGTCAAACCCGTTTAAAACTGGCCAGTTCGCACCTCAGGTAGCACTAGACCCACCGCGGATCTACGGTGTACCTGCGGGCCGCCGAACCACGGTTTACACGACCGATTCAGTTAGTTAATTGGACTGAACATGCATTTGAACCGATTAATAGTGGTCAAATCCGTTTAAAACGGCCAATTCGCACCTCAGGTAGCACTAGACCCGTCGCAGGTCGCCGAACCATTGTAGGAGCTTCCTCAACTAAATATCTCTTTTTGCATCATTGGTTATGTCTAAGACTTgatatttgattattattatgtttgtaaagacttgcattttaagttttaacacatgattttagttttatttatttataattttatatattttttaattatgatcGGGTCAACCGAATAAATTAGTGActcaccggttgaaccagtaaccCAGTCGTATGACCGAGTCGATTACCGGTTCGATTCTGATAACTATGGATAGTAGAGTGTCATTTTTATTTCAGTCATTTGTCCTTTTATTTGTTTTACacttaaaaaattgaaaagattcTAAAATAATAGTCCAAAATATGGAGTACATTTAAACttagttaaaagaaaaaattgaatACACTAAATGGTTGTTTACATGGCGAGACTTTCAAATGCTTATCCCAAATGATGTTATAGGCTTGCAACTTCTCttgaagctttttttttttttaatttatccttNNNNNNNNNNNNNNNNNNNNNNNNNNNNNNNNNNNNNNNNNNNNNNNNNNNNNNNNNNNNNNNNNNNNNNNNNNNNNNNNNNNNNNNNNNNNNNNNNNNNNNNNNNNNNNNNNNNNNNNNNNNNNNNNNNNNNNNNNNNNNNNNNNNNNNNNNNNNNNNNNNNNNNNNNNNNNNNNNNNNNNNNNNNNNNNNNNNNNNNNNNNNNNNNNNNNNNNNNNNNNNNNNNNNNNNNNNNNNNNNNNNNNNNNNNNNNNNNNNNNNNNNNNNNNNNNNNNNNNNNNNNNNNNNNNNNNNNNNNNNNNNNNNNNNNNNNNNNNNNNNNNNNNNNNNNNNNNNNNNNNNNNNNNNNNNNNNNNNNNNNNNNNNNNNNNNNNNNNNNNNttattaaaaaaattattagaaaataTATGAAATTATATATCATCTAAATAATaaggtttaaaattttaaaaatttaaattatatttatttaaattttaaatattttagagtaaaatatgttattattaataaaaatttgaGAGTATTATttaactaaatatatataaatatacatattaaaattttaaaatattatttgaataTATGTACTAAAAATTTGAATGagttacttaaattaaaaaattaaaatttaaatagaatataattctatttaattcaaattatattagattaaatcaaaatagtttaaaaaataaatttaaattagtacTGTATAAATCAATCATTTGCATAAAATTGAATTAGATTAAAAAGTATAAATCAAATTAATATTATCCAAATCGTTTaaaattatatcatttttataatttgaataaattcaaaatgtaCTATAAAATATAGTCTTATTTCGTTGACAATACAAATAATAAATGTAAATATATCTCACACACTCTAGGTTGGTATATATAGTGAAACTCGTGTATAAACCGTTAGATTTCTCCCACGGTTTATACATGTTTTACATTCTCACAGAAATCGTGGAACCCGTATTACAGTTTCTTCCAACATGCTTCATCAACGTAAAGTGTGAAATCCTTCCGGCGACTTAAAATCCGTGTATTTCATCAACGTGTATTTTAAATCCGTGGGACCCC is a genomic window of Arachis ipaensis cultivar K30076 chromosome B06, Araip1.1, whole genome shotgun sequence containing:
- the LOC107605720 gene encoding uncharacterized protein LOC107605720; this encodes MFANNHTNVSITVSDEEPDELGRMRVRARRKRKKLSNRRLLRRLFVRYWTLLVIIPAACLLFFEASRIARYNSSSSNNVDSETVTETTGDNRAVNESKPAVGKGMGVEQHKNLNRLDPTTHVVGGVRERCLKILPPEKLETLDFPEEKESGGPIDEVLYMFSESDASFVGGNTTLSQLRTEDIRFNYFTGNQTFEERDRSFEMKKSVKVHCGFYSVNGGFKISDEDKSYMQACKAVVSTCAFGGGDDLYQPIGMAKASIQKVCYVAFWDEITVKAQELVGRRIGENGFIGKWRVVVVQDLPFSDQRLNGKIPKMLSHRLFPQAKYSIWVDAKSQFRRDPLGVLEALLWRSNSILAISEHGARSSVYDEAKAVVKKNKAKPEEVEVQLNQYKKDGLPEDKRFNGKKALCEASVIVKKHTPLTNLLMCVWFNEVVRFTSRDQLSFPYVLWRLKAFKNIHMFPVCTRKDLVNSMGHIRKAKPLQG
- the LOC107605721 gene encoding 30S ribosomal protein S9, chloroplastic; the protein is MAASLSSLTSSFSSLSFSSHVSQRPHALTLPPSRVSKSTTFPSLAVSASSAAAAVSPAEPETVDLRRLVKSRLPGGFAAQTIIGTGRRKSAIARVVLQEGTGKFIINYRDAKEYLQGNPLWLQYIRVPLITLGYENSYDVFIKAEGGGLSGQAQAISLGIARALLKVSEDHRQPLRQEGLLTRDSRVVERKKPGLKKARKAPQYSKR